TGAGCCGACTCCCGCCTGGAGGCGGGAGTCCGAGTCGCCCTGTGGGAGAATCGGCCTGCACGGGCGGGTCGCGGAAAGGCCCGCGCGGGCAGGGCATCATCACGAAGACGAAGAGAAGCGCACCACCCTGAAGACGAAGAAGAGAAGTGAGGACATGAGCGACGAACCGAAGATCAGCGCGGAGCAGGTGAAGGCCCTTCGGGATGCCACCGGCGCCGGCATGATGGACTGCAAGCGAGCCCTCCAGGAGACCGGAGGGGACAAGACGAAGGCGACCGAGTGGCTCCGCCAGAAGGGCCTCGACTCGGCCAAGAAGCGTGCCGGGCGGAGCGCCGGCGAGGGCGTCATCGACAGCTACATCCACTTCAACGCCCGCGTGGGTGTCCTGGTCGAGGTCAACTGCGAGACGGACTTCGTGGCCAACACCGGCGAGTTCCGGCAGCTGGCCAGGGACGTGGCGCTGCACATCGCGAGCGCCCGGCCCCGGTGGCTGACCCGCGACGAGGTGCCCCAGCAGGTCCTCGACGCCGAGCGCCGGGTGTATGAAGGGCAGGCCCGCGAGGAGGGCAAGCCCGACAACGTCGTGGAAAAGATGGTCACCGGCAAGCTGGAGGGGTTCTTCAAGGAGAACGTGCTCGTCGACCAGCCCTTCATCAAGGACACCGCCAAGACGGTGGGGGAGCTGGTCGAGGAGGCCTCCGGCAAGCTCGGGGAGAAGGTCGCCGTACGCCGGTTCGCCCGGTTCCAGCTGGGCGAAGACCTCGACTAGCGAAGGGACGTCCCCGTGCGCGAGCAGAGTGTGAGCGAGCCGACCGACGAGGCCCGCTCGCTCTCCGTGCCCTCCTCCGATCCGCTCGAGGAGGGCACCTCGCTCGGGGTGCCCGCATATCGCCGGG
This genomic stretch from Actinomycetota bacterium harbors:
- the tsf gene encoding translation elongation factor Ts, coding for MSDEPKISAEQVKALRDATGAGMMDCKRALQETGGDKTKATEWLRQKGLDSAKKRAGRSAGEGVIDSYIHFNARVGVLVEVNCETDFVANTGEFRQLARDVALHIASARPRWLTRDEVPQQVLDAERRVYEGQAREEGKPDNVVEKMVTGKLEGFFKENVLVDQPFIKDTAKTVGELVEEASGKLGEKVAVRRFARFQLGEDLD